The Methylomonas koyamae genome has a segment encoding these proteins:
- the pstB gene encoding phosphate ABC transporter ATP-binding protein PstB has protein sequence MTTAQTKTHAIDISALNRDDRNPAEKIETCIKVEDLNLFYGHKQALHNVNMEMPRRKVTAYIGPSGCGKSTLLRCINRMNDLVDGVSIQGKILLDGEDIYDKSVNVAALRRRVGMVFQKPNPFPKTIYENVAYGLRIQGINDRHILDEVVEKSLRGAALWDEVKNRLNDNALGMSGGQQQRLVIARAIAIEPEVILLDEPASALDPISTLKIEELINELKEKYTIVIVTHNMQQAARVSDYTAFMYMGELIEFGETSELFTNPAKKQTEDYITGRYG, from the coding sequence ATGACCACTGCCCAAACCAAAACTCACGCCATCGATATCAGCGCGTTGAATCGAGACGACCGTAACCCGGCGGAAAAGATCGAAACCTGCATCAAGGTGGAAGATCTGAATCTGTTTTACGGCCATAAGCAGGCGTTGCACAACGTCAACATGGAAATGCCGCGGCGAAAGGTCACGGCCTATATCGGTCCCAGCGGTTGCGGCAAATCGACGCTGTTGCGCTGCATCAACCGGATGAACGACCTGGTGGACGGCGTCAGCATCCAGGGCAAAATCCTGTTGGACGGCGAAGATATCTACGACAAATCGGTCAACGTCGCCGCGTTACGGCGCCGGGTCGGCATGGTGTTTCAAAAGCCGAATCCGTTTCCGAAGACGATATACGAAAACGTGGCCTACGGTTTACGGATACAGGGCATCAACGACCGCCACATCCTCGACGAAGTGGTCGAAAAGTCGCTGCGCGGCGCGGCGTTGTGGGACGAAGTGAAAAACCGTTTGAACGACAACGCCTTGGGCATGTCCGGCGGCCAGCAGCAGCGGCTGGTAATTGCCCGCGCCATCGCGATCGAACCGGAAGTGATTCTGCTCGACGAGCCGGCATCGGCGTTGGACCCGATATCCACGCTGAAGATCGAGGAATTGATCAACGAATTGAAAGAAAAATACACCATCGTCATCGTTACCCATAACATGCAACAGGCGGCGCGGGTGTCCGATTACACCGCATTCATGTACATGGGCGAATTGATCGAATTTGGCGAAACCAGCGAGTTGTTTACCAACCCGGCGAAAAAACAAACTGAAGATTACATTACCGGTAGGTACGGTTAG
- the pstA gene encoding phosphate ABC transporter permease PstA, translated as MIKEWFKSGSPWIWLTAGAVTINLVLVAGLLLLIALRGLGHFWPADIVEYQYEDQSGRSTIIGEEVDTSLLPAAQAKAAGHQVLNGAEYLVQFLVKTGNRDILGSDFRWIQQQYIKQKAEPADLISVERREWGNFYGRLKAVKADGNIVAQGEPALAVAQEKLAAALDLHEQIDELQNKDVGAINYGLERLRLKQRALELKGEWNDGHAREFAAQKQAYQQQYQEIQVRLAKLNQEMKRASLVVVEAGGREINLPLHRIVKLTQPNAMSGLDKMVEYVRNFATFVSDEPREANTEGGIFPAIFGTVLMVLLMAVVVTPFGVIAAVYLREYAKQGFVTQIIRIAVNNLAGVPSIVYGVFGLGFFVYIIGGNIDRLFFPEAAPAPVFGTPGLLWASLTLALMTLPVVIVATEEGLSRIPKSIREGSLALGATKAETLWRTVLPMASPAIMTGLILAVARAAGEVAPLMLVGVVKLAPTLPLDGNFPYLHLDRKFMHLGFHIYDVGFQSPNVEAARPLVYATSLLLVMVIVGLNMFAITIRNNLREKYRALEN; from the coding sequence ATGATCAAAGAATGGTTTAAAAGCGGTTCGCCGTGGATTTGGTTGACCGCCGGTGCGGTGACGATCAACCTGGTGTTGGTTGCGGGCCTGTTGTTACTGATTGCGCTACGCGGCCTGGGCCATTTTTGGCCGGCCGACATCGTCGAGTACCAATACGAGGACCAAAGCGGCCGCTCGACCATCATCGGCGAAGAGGTCGATACCTCGTTGCTGCCGGCCGCGCAGGCCAAAGCGGCCGGCCATCAGGTACTGAACGGCGCCGAGTATCTGGTGCAATTTTTGGTAAAAACCGGTAACCGCGATATTTTGGGGAGCGATTTTCGCTGGATTCAGCAGCAGTACATCAAGCAGAAAGCCGAACCCGCGGATTTGATTAGTGTAGAACGCCGCGAATGGGGCAATTTCTACGGCCGGCTGAAGGCGGTCAAGGCAGACGGTAACATCGTTGCCCAAGGCGAACCGGCTTTGGCCGTCGCCCAGGAAAAGTTGGCGGCGGCATTGGATTTGCACGAACAAATCGACGAGCTGCAAAACAAAGACGTCGGCGCGATCAATTATGGCTTGGAGCGCTTGCGCTTGAAACAACGCGCCTTGGAATTGAAAGGCGAATGGAATGACGGCCACGCCCGCGAGTTCGCCGCCCAGAAACAGGCTTACCAACAACAGTACCAGGAAATTCAGGTACGCTTGGCCAAGCTGAACCAGGAAATGAAGCGCGCCAGTTTGGTCGTAGTCGAGGCCGGCGGCCGGGAAATCAATCTGCCGCTGCACCGTATCGTCAAACTGACTCAACCCAATGCGATGAGCGGCCTGGATAAAATGGTCGAGTACGTCCGCAATTTCGCCACCTTCGTTAGCGACGAGCCGCGCGAAGCCAACACCGAAGGCGGCATATTTCCGGCGATTTTCGGTACCGTATTGATGGTGCTGTTGATGGCGGTGGTAGTGACGCCGTTCGGCGTCATCGCCGCGGTTTATTTGCGCGAATATGCCAAACAGGGTTTCGTGACCCAGATTATCCGCATCGCCGTCAACAATTTGGCCGGCGTGCCGTCCATCGTATACGGCGTTTTCGGCCTCGGCTTTTTCGTTTATATCATCGGCGGCAATATCGACCGCCTGTTTTTTCCGGAAGCCGCGCCGGCCCCGGTATTCGGTACTCCCGGCTTATTGTGGGCCTCGTTGACTCTGGCACTGATGACTTTACCGGTCGTCATCGTCGCGACCGAAGAAGGTTTGTCGCGGATTCCGAAATCGATCCGCGAAGGCAGTCTGGCGTTGGGCGCGACCAAGGCTGAGACCTTGTGGCGCACCGTATTGCCGATGGCGAGTCCGGCGATCATGACCGGCTTGATCTTGGCCGTGGCCCGTGCCGCCGGCGAAGTGGCGCCGTTGATGCTGGTCGGCGTCGTCAAACTGGCGCCGACGCTGCCGCTGGACGGCAATTTCCCGTATCTGCACTTGGATCGTAAGTTCATGCATTTGGGCTTCCACATCTACGACGTCGGCTTCCAAAGCCCGAACGTCGAAGCGGCACGGCCATTGGTGTACGCCACTTCTCTGCTGCTGGTGATGGTGATCGTCGGCCTGAACATGTTCGCCATCACCATCCGCAACAATTTGCGCGAAAAATACCGCGCACTGGAAAACTAA
- a CDS encoding ABC transporter permease subunit, with translation MTESRTIKSKPTLFQTATSDSYQRWRLVKDKLAARGVVIGGLSIIVAVVLIFFYLLYVVFPLLLPAKLEASANGGYAVPAAEMGKTLFAAIEEQNQIAVRFTDTGKAVFFNVAGGEIVANVSIALPETSQIASFNHGSIDKGVVAFGLTDGKVVVAKHEYKLSYPDGKRLITPSVAYPLGNQPLVVDNTGQALVKIALAIADGRSTVVAKTADNRVLLSRLSKKESMFDDEASWEATDTVLDVAGDDVEFMLLDKEQRNLYLASRQSITVVDVGDASAPAVKHKLNLVENGQQITSVEFLNGENSLLVGDAKGELAQWSLVRNDQNYVNMQKLRSFKLADSPIVAVSAEQRRRGMLAIDSGGQLAVYNSTAERELINTKLLQAAPHVLALSPKADFFLVEDAAGKVQSWRLENEHPEISMKSLWRKVWYESYPKPDYIWQSSSASNDFEPKMSLTPLVFGTLKASFYAMLMGIPLALFGAIYTGYFMAPRVRQYVKPGIEIMGALPTVILGFLAGLWLAPFVESHLAGIFAVLMVVPLSVMVFAYLWQQVPETTRHKIPDGWDAIVLVPVVVFGAWLAFQLAPSFEAWFFRGDLRVWMREEFGIGYDQRNTLVVGLAMGFAVIPMIFSIAEDAIFSVPKHLTTGSLALGATPWQTMTKVVLLTASPGIFSAVMIGFGRAVGETMIVLMATGNTPVMDLSIFQGLRTLSANIAVEMPESEVNSTHYRVLFLAALVLFVFTFVVNTLAELVRQNLRQKYSSL, from the coding sequence ATGACTGAATCCCGAACCATTAAAAGCAAACCAACGCTGTTTCAAACGGCTACCAGCGACAGTTACCAACGTTGGCGCCTGGTTAAAGACAAATTGGCGGCGCGGGGCGTGGTAATCGGCGGTTTGAGCATCATCGTCGCGGTGGTGCTGATTTTCTTTTATCTGCTGTACGTGGTTTTCCCGCTGCTGTTGCCGGCCAAGCTCGAGGCTAGCGCTAACGGCGGCTACGCTGTCCCGGCAGCCGAAATGGGCAAAACCCTGTTCGCCGCCATTGAGGAACAAAACCAGATTGCGGTCAGATTTACCGATACCGGCAAAGCGGTGTTTTTCAATGTGGCCGGCGGCGAGATCGTCGCCAACGTATCGATCGCCCTGCCGGAGACCAGCCAAATTGCCAGCTTTAACCACGGCAGCATCGATAAAGGCGTGGTCGCCTTCGGCTTGACGGACGGTAAGGTGGTGGTCGCCAAGCACGAATACAAATTGAGTTATCCGGACGGCAAGCGCCTGATTACGCCGTCGGTCGCTTATCCGCTCGGCAATCAGCCTTTAGTGGTCGATAACACCGGCCAGGCCTTGGTGAAAATCGCTCTGGCTATCGCCGACGGCCGCAGCACGGTGGTAGCAAAGACTGCCGACAATCGCGTGTTGTTGAGCCGGCTTAGTAAAAAAGAATCGATGTTCGACGACGAAGCGTCCTGGGAAGCGACCGATACCGTATTGGACGTGGCCGGCGACGATGTCGAATTCATGTTGCTCGATAAGGAGCAACGCAATCTGTATTTGGCCAGCCGGCAAAGTATCACGGTTGTGGATGTCGGCGATGCATCGGCGCCGGCCGTCAAACACAAGTTGAACCTGGTCGAGAACGGCCAGCAAATCACCAGTGTCGAATTTCTGAACGGCGAAAATTCGTTGCTGGTCGGCGATGCCAAGGGCGAGTTGGCACAGTGGTCACTGGTGCGCAACGACCAAAACTACGTCAACATGCAGAAATTACGCAGCTTCAAGTTGGCCGATAGCCCGATCGTAGCGGTTAGCGCGGAACAGCGCCGGCGCGGCATGCTGGCGATCGACAGCGGCGGGCAGTTGGCGGTTTACAACTCCACCGCCGAGCGCGAGCTGATCAATACCAAATTATTGCAGGCCGCACCCCACGTGTTGGCCTTGTCGCCGAAAGCCGATTTCTTTCTGGTGGAAGACGCCGCGGGCAAAGTACAAAGTTGGCGTTTGGAAAACGAACACCCTGAGATTTCGATGAAATCGCTGTGGCGCAAAGTTTGGTACGAGAGTTATCCGAAGCCCGATTACATCTGGCAATCGTCGTCTGCCAGCAACGATTTCGAACCGAAAATGAGCTTGACGCCACTGGTGTTCGGTACCTTGAAAGCCTCGTTTTACGCCATGCTGATGGGGATACCGCTGGCCTTGTTCGGCGCGATCTACACCGGTTATTTCATGGCGCCGCGGGTGCGGCAGTACGTCAAGCCCGGCATCGAGATCATGGGCGCGTTACCGACCGTGATTCTGGGTTTTCTGGCCGGCCTATGGCTGGCGCCGTTCGTCGAATCCCATCTGGCCGGCATTTTCGCGGTGTTGATGGTGGTGCCGCTCTCGGTCATGGTGTTTGCCTACCTCTGGCAACAGGTTCCGGAAACCACCCGCCACAAAATACCCGACGGTTGGGATGCCATTGTTTTGGTGCCGGTCGTGGTGTTCGGCGCCTGGTTGGCGTTTCAACTGGCGCCGAGTTTTGAAGCCTGGTTTTTCCGCGGCGATTTGCGGGTTTGGATGCGCGAGGAATTCGGCATCGGTTACGACCAGCGTAATACTTTGGTGGTCGGGTTGGCGATGGGTTTTGCTGTGATCCCGATGATTTTTTCGATTGCCGAAGACGCTATTTTCAGCGTACCGAAACATTTGACCACCGGTTCGCTGGCTTTGGGGGCGACGCCGTGGCAAACGATGACCAAAGTCGTGCTGCTGACCGCCAGCCCCGGTATTTTCTCCGCGGTGATGATCGGCTTCGGCCGGGCGGTGGGCGAAACCATGATCGTGCTGATGGCGACCGGCAATACGCCGGTGATGGATTTGAGTATTTTTCAGGGATTGCGCACTTTGTCCGCCAATATTGCGGTGGAAATGCCGGAGTCGGAAGTCAACAGTACCCATTACCGGGTGCTGTTTTTAGCGGCGCTGGTATTGTTCGTGTTTACCTTCGTCGTTAATACGCTGGCCGAATTGGTCCGGCAAAATCTCAGACAGAAATACAGTTCACTATGA
- a CDS encoding PstS family phosphate ABC transporter substrate-binding protein produces MNTTFKLKSLVMGLGFASAALLAGEAAAAPANLDAALPEYSAASGISGNLSSVGSDTLANLMTLWAEEFGKIYPNVNIQIQAAGSSTAPPALTEGTSNLGPMSRKMKDNEIDDFESKYGYKPTAIPVAIDALAVFVNKDNPVKGLSIPQVDAIMSSTRKCGGANDITNWGQAGLTGAWASRPIQLYGRNSVSGTYGFFKDEALCKGDFKNNVNEQPGSASVVQSVTTSANGIGYSGIGYSTSGVKAVALARKDGEAFIEATPENATSGAYPLSRFLYVYVNKKPNEPLAPLEKEFIKMVLSKTGQQVVIKDGYIPLPAKAVEKALTLIQ; encoded by the coding sequence ATGAATACAACATTCAAGCTGAAATCGCTGGTTATGGGATTGGGTTTCGCATCCGCCGCGTTGTTGGCCGGCGAAGCCGCCGCGGCTCCCGCAAATTTGGATGCGGCTCTCCCGGAATACTCGGCTGCGAGTGGGATTTCCGGCAACCTGTCCAGCGTCGGCTCTGATACTTTGGCGAACCTGATGACTTTGTGGGCCGAAGAGTTCGGCAAAATTTACCCCAACGTCAACATCCAGATTCAAGCCGCCGGGTCCTCGACCGCGCCGCCGGCCCTGACCGAAGGCACTTCCAACCTCGGTCCGATGAGCCGGAAAATGAAAGACAACGAAATCGACGATTTCGAAAGCAAATACGGCTATAAACCGACCGCGATTCCGGTTGCGATTGACGCATTGGCCGTATTCGTTAACAAGGACAACCCGGTTAAAGGCCTGAGCATTCCGCAAGTCGATGCGATCATGTCGTCAACCCGCAAATGCGGCGGCGCCAACGATATTACCAACTGGGGCCAGGCCGGCTTAACCGGCGCCTGGGCCAGCCGGCCGATTCAGTTGTACGGCCGTAACTCGGTTTCCGGTACTTACGGTTTCTTCAAAGACGAAGCGCTGTGCAAAGGCGATTTCAAAAACAACGTCAACGAACAACCCGGTTCGGCATCGGTGGTTCAGTCCGTTACCACGTCCGCAAACGGTATCGGTTACTCCGGTATCGGCTACTCCACTTCCGGCGTAAAAGCCGTCGCGTTGGCGCGTAAAGACGGCGAAGCCTTTATCGAAGCCACTCCGGAAAATGCGACTTCCGGCGCTTATCCGCTGTCGCGCTTTTTATATGTTTACGTCAACAAAAAACCGAACGAGCCGTTGGCGCCGCTGGAGAAAGAGTTCATCAAAATGGTGTTATCCAAAACCGGCCAGCAGGTCGTGATCAAAGACGGCTACATTCCGTTGCCGGCCAAAGCGGTGGAAAAAGCGCTGACGCTGATTCAGTGA
- a CDS encoding dihydrofolate reductase produces the protein MKISLIVAMASNNAIGLNGRMPWHLSADLKRFRQITMGSPVLMGRKTFEAIGKALPGRENIVISRAAEYDAPACKVFTDIETALRAVADRDEVFVIGGATLYQALLPVADYLYLTEIERSFTGDTFFPEFDRRQWQELSREEIADDASVDFSYRFLKLQRVGSGTAERIFG, from the coding sequence ATGAAAATATCACTGATTGTGGCAATGGCCAGCAACAACGCCATTGGTCTGAACGGCCGGATGCCTTGGCACCTGTCCGCCGACTTGAAACGCTTCAGACAAATCACGATGGGTTCGCCGGTGTTGATGGGGCGGAAGACCTTCGAAGCCATCGGCAAGGCCTTGCCTGGCCGGGAAAATATCGTAATCAGCCGCGCCGCCGAATACGACGCGCCCGCATGCAAGGTTTTTACCGATATCGAGACGGCGCTACGAGCCGTGGCCGACCGCGACGAGGTGTTCGTGATCGGCGGTGCCACGTTGTACCAAGCCTTGTTGCCGGTTGCCGATTACCTTTACTTAACCGAGATCGAGCGCAGCTTTACCGGCGATACTTTCTTTCCCGAGTTCGATCGGCGGCAATGGCAGGAACTGAGCCGCGAGGAGATCGCAGACGACGCCAGCGTGGATTTCAGCTATCGATTTCTAAAGTTGCAGCGCGTCGGTAGCGGCACTGCCGAGCGGATTTTTGGTTAA
- a CDS encoding asparaginase domain-containing protein, which translates to MNKNILLVFTGGTIGSQLAGGTVDTSASAGFKLLALFAERGRAADSVTFKTVQPLQILSENLHTRHWQQIVAAIEGEDLSRFDGVIVTHGTDSLAFSAAALGLYFHKLPIPLLLVSSDLPLDDPRANGVDNFCCAVEFIRLCGLGGVYVPYRNPGRDLLVHLGTRLCSCLPLGSDFISAQSRPFMRYRGGQFETLTAADGWNRQPAELKPDFSARILLIRPYPGLDYSAFCLDGFDAVLHDLYHSGTACASDTAGSEYSLAAFARKCRQQGLNIYLAPALHSDSAYASTRELMVAGAEMVWNMTLEAAYAKLLLALGNFADAQQISEFLRQDLAYEHVQPGLAVAEAAAV; encoded by the coding sequence ATGAATAAAAACATCCTGCTGGTGTTTACCGGCGGCACCATAGGCTCGCAGTTGGCGGGCGGCACCGTCGACACTTCGGCTAGCGCCGGCTTCAAACTGTTGGCATTGTTTGCAGAGCGCGGCCGCGCTGCCGACTCGGTAACGTTCAAGACCGTGCAACCTTTGCAAATCCTCAGCGAAAATCTGCACACCCGGCATTGGCAACAGATCGTCGCCGCTATCGAAGGAGAGGATTTAAGCCGCTTCGACGGCGTCATCGTTACCCACGGCACCGACAGCCTGGCGTTCAGCGCCGCGGCATTGGGCCTGTATTTCCATAAATTACCGATACCGTTACTGCTGGTCTCGAGCGATTTGCCGCTGGATGATCCGCGCGCCAACGGCGTGGATAATTTTTGCTGCGCGGTGGAGTTCATCCGGCTTTGCGGGCTGGGCGGGGTGTACGTACCCTACCGCAATCCGGGCCGGGATTTGTTGGTCCACTTGGGCACCCGGCTGTGCTCCTGCCTGCCGTTAGGTAGCGATTTTATCAGCGCCCAATCGCGGCCGTTTATGCGCTACCGCGGCGGGCAGTTCGAAACGTTAACGGCCGCCGATGGCTGGAACCGCCAACCGGCCGAGTTGAAACCCGACTTTTCGGCACGGATTTTATTAATCAGACCCTACCCCGGCCTCGATTACAGCGCATTTTGTTTGGACGGATTCGACGCGGTCTTGCACGACCTGTACCATTCCGGCACGGCCTGCGCCTCGGATACGGCCGGCAGCGAATATAGCCTGGCCGCTTTCGCGCGCAAATGTCGGCAACAGGGTCTGAATATTTATCTGGCTCCGGCTCTGCACTCGGACAGCGCATACGCCTCGACCAGGGAATTGATGGTTGCCGGGGCGGAGATGGTTTGGAATATGACGTTGGAAGCGGCTTACGCCAAACTTTTGTTGGCGCTCGGTAATTTTGCCGATGCGCAGCAAATATCGGAGTTTTTACGGCAGGATCTGGCGTACGAGCATGTACAGCCTGGATTGGCTGTTGCGGAAGCGGCTGCCGTCTGA
- a CDS encoding FlgO family outer membrane protein, with protein MLNKKIMVLMLAGLTVLSGCSRLYYYSTSIDDDDLVEVSYDAVGWLLADLRQPLPQGSLVVINSLVNVDDMGQTLPFGRIISDQISSALHRSGYRVMGMELPTEIFAKNETGILELPEKTKEALNNVGAKAIVIGSYAPGRDNVYVSLRVVDIASQNVISSTDYSVAMGPDTKVLTTKPQPKQ; from the coding sequence ATGCTCAATAAAAAAATAATGGTGTTGATGTTGGCAGGCTTGACGGTATTGAGCGGTTGTAGCCGGCTGTACTACTACTCCACCAGCATCGACGACGACGACTTGGTTGAGGTCAGTTACGACGCGGTCGGTTGGTTGTTGGCCGATTTACGCCAGCCCCTGCCGCAAGGTAGCCTGGTCGTGATCAACTCCCTGGTCAACGTCGACGACATGGGGCAAACCCTGCCGTTCGGCAGAATCATTTCCGACCAGATTTCTTCAGCGCTGCACCGTTCCGGTTATCGGGTGATGGGCATGGAATTGCCGACCGAGATTTTCGCCAAAAACGAAACCGGCATTCTGGAATTGCCGGAAAAAACCAAGGAAGCGCTGAATAACGTCGGCGCCAAAGCCATCGTGATCGGCTCTTATGCCCCAGGCCGCGATAATGTTTACGTCTCGTTGCGGGTGGTCGATATCGCCAGCCAAAACGTGATTTCGTCTACCGACTATTCGGTGGCGATGGGTCCGGACACCAAAGTATTGACGACCAAACCCCAGCCTAAACAATAA
- a CDS encoding SPOR domain-containing protein — protein sequence MARDYKHRVQSPNYGASRRKPKQSSVALWRWLLVIMLIAAFVVFLNMIGKLVPELVAGKPNPETQPVVAEPKKQELPLPAQTAAEAEKPAEPVEPEEPRYDFYTILPQAEVVVPDYEIKTRVREQLVGKTKAVKYVMQAGSFREAAEAERHKAKLALLGIESRVEKAKVGNVIWHRVKVGPYDSPASVSTIKELLQKNGIGVIVTESGQ from the coding sequence ATGGCCAGAGACTACAAACATCGCGTACAGAGCCCCAATTACGGCGCTAGTCGGCGGAAGCCGAAGCAGTCTTCGGTAGCGTTATGGCGCTGGCTATTGGTGATTATGTTGATCGCGGCCTTCGTGGTGTTTTTGAACATGATCGGTAAGCTGGTGCCGGAATTGGTCGCAGGCAAGCCCAACCCGGAAACGCAGCCGGTGGTTGCCGAACCGAAAAAACAGGAATTGCCGCTACCAGCGCAAACTGCTGCCGAAGCGGAAAAACCGGCCGAGCCGGTTGAACCGGAAGAGCCGCGCTACGACTTTTACACGATTTTGCCGCAGGCGGAAGTCGTGGTTCCGGACTATGAAATCAAAACCCGCGTCCGCGAACAGTTGGTCGGTAAGACCAAAGCCGTCAAATACGTGATGCAGGCCGGTTCGTTCAGAGAAGCGGCCGAAGCCGAACGCCACAAAGCCAAATTGGCCTTGCTCGGTATCGAATCGCGGGTCGAAAAAGCCAAGGTCGGCAACGTGATTTGGCATCGAGTCAAAGTGGGGCCCTACGATAGTCCGGCCAGCGTTTCCACGATCAAAGAGTTGCTGCAGAAAAACGGTATCGGCGTGATCGTCACCGAAAGCGGCCAGTGA
- the argS gene encoding arginine--tRNA ligase, which translates to MKQKLEFLLQQAVAGITTQGILESDFIAQIQLERTKDPQHGDFATNLAMMLAKPAKQNPRQLAEKIVAALPADPAVVKVEIAGPGFINFFINPDSQFQIVRQVLEEGSAFGLSRVGAGQRVQVEFVSANPTGPLHVGHGRGAAYGSAVADLLEAAGFSVEREYYVNDAGRQMDILAASVWLRYLEACGEVLPFPSNGYRGEYVRDISANLHRSAGDKYRKSAAQVLADLPADEAQGGDKEKHIDALIERAKTLLGPEAYGQVFQAGLDEILLDIKDDLAEFGVGYQNWFSERSLMDDQSIDRALQRLDEAGFLYRQEGATWFASSRLGDEKDRVVVRDNGQTTYFASDIAYHMNKLDRGFDKIVNIWGADHHGYIPRVKAAMQALGADDSKLKVLLVQFAVLYRGDEKVQMSTRSGEFVTLRQLRNEVGKDACRFFYVMRKSEQHMDFDLKLATSRTNENPVYYVQYAHARVCSVLRQLDEKGRQRDPLLGMQHLNLLIEEQESALLTTLSRYPETLERAALNYEPHQLIQYLRELANQFHSYYNAHQFLVDDDKLCNARINLVCAVRQVLANAMSLLKINTPEAM; encoded by the coding sequence ATGAAACAAAAGCTGGAATTCCTTTTACAACAAGCAGTTGCAGGTATCACAACCCAAGGTATTCTCGAAAGCGATTTCATTGCCCAAATTCAATTAGAACGGACCAAAGACCCGCAACACGGCGATTTCGCAACTAATCTGGCCATGATGTTGGCCAAACCGGCCAAACAAAACCCGCGGCAACTCGCCGAAAAAATCGTCGCCGCGTTGCCGGCCGATCCGGCAGTGGTTAAAGTCGAGATTGCCGGTCCAGGTTTCATCAACTTTTTCATCAATCCCGACAGCCAGTTCCAGATCGTGCGCCAAGTGTTGGAAGAAGGCAGTGCCTTCGGCTTGAGCAGGGTTGGCGCTGGACAGCGGGTGCAAGTGGAGTTTGTTTCCGCCAATCCGACCGGGCCGCTGCATGTCGGCCATGGCCGCGGCGCGGCCTACGGTTCTGCCGTGGCCGATCTGCTGGAAGCGGCCGGTTTCAGCGTAGAACGCGAATACTATGTCAACGATGCCGGTCGGCAAATGGACATCCTGGCGGCCAGCGTCTGGTTGCGTTATTTGGAAGCCTGCGGCGAGGTATTGCCTTTTCCGAGTAATGGCTACCGAGGCGAGTACGTTAGAGATATTTCTGCCAATTTGCATAGAAGCGCAGGGGACAAATATCGCAAGTCTGCAGCGCAGGTTTTGGCGGATTTGCCGGCCGACGAGGCGCAAGGCGGCGACAAGGAAAAGCATATCGACGCACTGATCGAGCGTGCCAAAACTTTGTTGGGGCCGGAAGCCTACGGCCAGGTGTTTCAAGCCGGCCTGGACGAGATATTGCTGGATATCAAAGACGACCTTGCCGAGTTTGGCGTCGGCTACCAGAACTGGTTCTCGGAGCGTTCGTTGATGGACGACCAATCCATCGACCGGGCGCTGCAACGGTTGGACGAAGCCGGGTTTTTGTACCGGCAGGAAGGTGCGACCTGGTTCGCTTCCAGCCGATTGGGCGACGAGAAAGACCGGGTGGTGGTGCGCGACAACGGCCAAACCACCTATTTTGCGTCCGATATCGCTTACCACATGAATAAGCTGGATCGGGGCTTCGATAAGATCGTCAACATCTGGGGCGCAGACCACCACGGTTATATTCCGCGGGTCAAAGCCGCCATGCAGGCCCTGGGCGCCGACGATTCCAAGCTGAAGGTATTGTTGGTGCAATTTGCCGTACTGTACCGCGGCGACGAAAAAGTGCAGATGTCTACCCGTTCCGGCGAATTCGTCACGTTGCGCCAATTGCGTAACGAAGTCGGCAAAGACGCTTGCCGTTTTTTCTACGTGATGCGCAAGTCCGAGCAGCACATGGATTTCGACTTGAAGCTGGCGACCTCCAGAACCAACGAGAATCCGGTTTATTACGTGCAGTATGCTCACGCTCGCGTATGTAGCGTATTGCGCCAACTGGATGAAAAAGGCCGGCAACGCGACCCGTTACTGGGTATGCAGCATCTGAATCTGCTGATCGAGGAACAGGAGAGCGCGCTGTTGACGACACTGTCCAGATATCCGGAAACCTTGGAGCGAGCGGCGTTGAATTACGAACCGCACCAATTGATTCAATATCTGCGCGAACTGGCCAACCAGTTTCATAGCTACTATAACGCCCACCAATTTTTGGTCGACGACGACAAGCTGTGCAATGCCCGCATCAACTTGGTTTGCGCCGTCAGACAGGTGTTGGCCAACGCAATGTCTCTGCTGAAAATCAATACGCCCGAAGCGATGTAA